In one Pseudoliparis swirei isolate HS2019 ecotype Mariana Trench chromosome 23, NWPU_hadal_v1, whole genome shotgun sequence genomic region, the following are encoded:
- the LOC130188164 gene encoding U3 small nucleolar RNA-associated protein 18 homolog encodes MTFNPSSEILAIASRDEDEAVRLVHMSSLSVFSNFPVSKRKSIYRTSCLDFSPHSGFFSLANNKGHAPLYRLLHYKDF; translated from the exons ATGACCTTCAACCCGTCGTCTGAGATCCTGGCCATCGCCTCCCGAGACGAGGACGAGGCTGTGCGCCTG GTCCACATGTCCAGCCTCAGCGTCTTCTCTAACTTCCCCGTCTCCAAGAGGAAGAGTATTTATCGAACCAGCTGCCTGGACTTCTCCCCTCACAGCGGCTTCTTCTCATTGGCCAACAACAAAGGACACGCCCCTCTGTACAG GTTGCTCCACTACAAGGACTTCTGA
- the LOC130188166 gene encoding zinc finger protein RFP-like, which produces MAAAALFSEQELTCSICLDVFQEPVSTPCGHNYCQACIGGYWASSRAVSCPLCKRQFEERPQLAVNKVFALIAHNYKASRCGAAPGEEEEEEEEQVWCDMCTGVKRPALSSCLTCTASYCEEHLQPHRSSAFYARHPLRDPREALEGRTCPAHRRLLEVYCRSCQRCVCAVCVLEEHRTHLTVSVQTERLGKQRHVARTEQEILKRIREKEAHVSQLKRRLEGVKNYADGERREVELLLDQVSSSLDGIRSQVVGGIESQLEGVMLKGEGLVSRLEAELGQLADCRATLEVQAVSQDHIGFLQSFKEATAPLEEEQEEQEEQEEDLCLHFQLTEVKSALTEVKDKMDDVRMGEAASRGPGDLMSAESMLSLRGSTTSLRKSQWSLKDRKKMKSVTGHKKVRVYMEVVTLNPVTAYPFLILSEDRKQLKRGEKLQFYRSSQQRFDVWSCCLAKEHYGTGRHYWEVFVGDSKDWKLGVVSESAPRKGLFDMSPSNGYYALWWSGSTLRALTTPPLTKVKSSSKLRQVGVFLDVDEGQVTFYNVKSGSEIYRFTGPPEFSERMFPLLGTADKEVPLVLMTSQDQLA; this is translated from the exons atggcggcggcggccctgTTCTCGGAGCAGGAGCTCACCTGCTCCATCTGCCTGGACGTGTTCCAGGAGCCCGTGTCCACGCCCTGCGGACACAACTACTGCCAG GCGTGCATCGGCGGCTACTGGGCCTCCAGCCGCGCGGTCAGCTGTCCGCTCTGCAAGCGGCAGTTCGAGGAGCGGCCGCAGCTCGCCGTCAACAAGGTGTTCGCCCTCATCGCCCACAACTACAAGGCGTCCCGCTGCGGCGCGGCgccgggcgaggaggaggaggaggaggaagagcaggtgtGGTGTGACATGTGCACGGGGGTCAAGAGGCCGGCGCTCAGCTCCTGCCTCACCTGCACCGCCTCCTACTGCGAGGAGCACCTGCAGCCGCACCGGAGCTCCGCCTTCTACGCCAGGCACCCGCTGAGGGACCCCCGCGAGGCCCTGGAGGGCCGCACATGCCCCGCCCACCGCCGCCTGCTGGAG GTTTACTGTCGGTCGTGTCAGCGCTGCGTCTGTGCCGTCTGCGTCCTGGAGGAGCACCGCACACACCTCACGGTGTCGGTGCAGACGGAGAGGCTCGGGaaacag AGACACGTGGCGAGGACGGAGCAGGAGATCCTGAAGCGGATCCGGGAGAAGGAGGCGCATGTGAGCCagctgaagaggaggctggagggAGTGAAG aATTACGCAGACGGAGAGCGAAGGGAGGTGGAGCTCCTCCTGGACCAGGTGTCCAGCTCCTTAGACGGGATCCGGTCTCAGGTGGTGGGCGGGATCGAGAGCCAGCTGGAGGGCGTGATgttgaagggggaggggctagtgagccggctggaggcggagcttggcCAGCTGGCAGACTGCAGAGCCACGCTGGAGGTCCAGGCTGTGAGTCAGGACCACATCGGCTTCCTGCAG AGCTTCAAGGAGGCCACCGctcctctggaggaggagcaggaggagcaggaggagcaggaggaggacttGTGCCTCCACTTCCAGCTGACGGAGGTGAAGAGCGCTCTGACGGAGGTCAAGGACAAGATGGACGACGTCAGGATGGGGGAGGCGGCCTCCAgaggcccag gTGACCTGATGTCTGCAGAGAGCATGCTCAGTCTGAGAGGAAGCACCACCAGCCTGAGGAAGAGTCAGTGGTCTCTGaaag ATCGTAAGAAGATGAAGTCGGTCACAG GACACAAGAAGGTTCGAGTCTACATGG AGGTCGTGACCCTGAACCCCGTGACGGCCTACCCGTTCCTCATCCTGTCCgaggacaggaagcagctgaaGCGCGGCGAGAAGCTGCAGTTCTACCGCAGCAGCCAGCAGCGCTTCGACGTGTGGTCCTGCTGCCTGGCCAAAGAGCACTACGGCACGGGGCGCCACTACTGGGAG GTGTTCGTGGGGGACAGTAAGGACTGGAAGCTGGGCGTGGTCAGCGAGTCGGCGCCCAGGAAGGGCCTGTTCGACATGAGCCCCTCCAACGGCTACTACGCCCTCTGGTGGAGCGGCAGCACACTGCGGGCGCTCACCACGCCCCCCCTCACCaag GTGAAGAGCTCCTCCAAGCTGCGCCAGGTGGGCGTGTTCCTGGACGTGGACGAGGGTCAGGTGACCTTCTACAACGTGAAGTCGGGCTCCGAGATCTACCGGTTCACCGGACCCCCCGAGTTCAGCGAGAGGATGTTCCCTCTGCTGGGGACCGCGGACAAGGAGGTCCCTCTGGTCCTCATGACCTCTCAGGACCAGCTGGCCTGA
- the zgc:158376 gene encoding F-box/LRR-repeat protein 19, translating to SCLTLLSPQPVLPHTAVCFACGEAGKEDTVDSEEEKFSLSLMECTICNEIIHPSCLKMGKAEGIINDEIPNCWECPKCHKEGKTSKDQADGLGKRRLDNGEVGRWKLTDDPPPKKRAPPSLEEGGGHKRKKELPQDSGPKKKMKGAHEKRLKKKPKQQEALESNGPASSAGGSAPSEGGVSSADQRSHHREKLERFKRMCLLERRPESSSSSSSSESDSDSDDSLGGERAGGGGSSPSSSSPAPPPPAVYGSRGADRERSLSERERERRLAELGFSASEESEGEGVREEEEEEEEEEEEEEEEEEEEGEEEEEEEEEARRGGAEVGLPPRGRKGGLLDAEEEDTPPSDRTRKSSASLPPSSPLSCNQMPPSSQHDGFTGKQRSNGQEARNGRTRGGGREGGEKENASGVLTNHRHGGGAKGSGSRGIKIRSKNQTSSNGSNGGGGGAGGGGGGLATAVSPCSLPSRLAPRSQMMKRSPPAVPSPPRPVQMERHLVRPPPTCPEPSCLPLDTGSAHIMTRDVWLRVFTHLSQRELCVCMRVCRTWSRWCCDKRLWAQMDLSRRRSITPPMLSGIIRRQPVALNLGDTDISKKQLMWLINRLPGLRELNVSGCPWLAVSALCQAVCPCLKLLDLSRVEDLKDSHLRELLAPPPDTRTAHGETRVGRFQNVTELRLAGLELTDASSRLLARYLPHLSRLDLSQCGNISDQAVLTLTCSTCPLRDSLTHLNLAGCVKVTEQCVSLLRRCSSLQTVDLRSCSLLSCETGQLLSFPPPAVSSSSCPPEDRALLKNS from the exons tcctgtctgaccctcctgtctccccAGCCTGTCTTGCCCCACACGGCGGTGTGCTTTGCGTGCGGCGAGGCCGGGAAGGAGGACACGGTGGACTCTGAGGAGGAGAAGTTCAGCCTCTCTCTGATGGAGTGCACCATCTGTAACGAGATCATCCACCCCAGCTGCCTGAAG ATGGGGAAGGCTGAAGGCATCATCAACGACGAGATCCCAAACTGCTGGGAGTGTCCCAAGTGCCACAAGGAGGGCAAAACCAGTAAG GACCAGGCGGACGGCCTGGGCAAGCGGCGGCTGGATAACGGGGAGGTGGGCCGCTGGAAGCTCACAGACGACCCGCCCCCGAAGAAGAGGGCCCCTCCCtccctggaggaggggggggggcacaagaggaagaaggagcttCCTCAGGACAGCGGGCCCAAGAAGAAG atGAAGGGCGCCCATGAGAAACGCCTCAAAAAG AAGCCCAAGCAGCAGGAGGCGCTGGAGTCCAACGGTCCCGCCTCCTCAgcaggaggctccgccccctccgaaGGGGGCGTGTCCAGTGCCGACCAGCGCTCCCACCACCGGGAGAAGCTGGAGCGCTTCAAGAGGATGTGTCTGCTGGAGCGCCGGcccgagtcctcctcctccagctccagctccgagTCCGACTCCGACTCCGACGACTCCCTCGGGGGGgagcgggcgggggggggcggctcctcgccctcctcctcctccccggccccgcctcctcccgccGTCTACGGCAGCAGGGGGGCGGACCGAGAGAGGAGTCtcagcgagagggagagggagcggcGCCTGGCCGAGCTGGGCTTCAGCGCCAGTGAGGAGTCGGAGGGCGAGggcgtgagggaggaggaggaggaagaggaagaagaggaggaggaagaggaggaggaagaagaagaagaaggggaggaggaggaggaggaggaagaggaggctcgACGGGGAGGTGCAGAGGTGGGGCTCCCTCCACGAGGACGTAAAGGAGGTCTGCTggatgcagaggaggaggacacgcccCCCTCCGACAGGACCAggaagagctccgcctccctgCCCCCGTCATCGCCCCTCTCCTGTAATCAGATGCCTCCGTCTTCGCAGCACGACGGCTTCACCGGGAAGCAGCGCAGCAACGGGCAGGAGGCGCGTAACGGGCGAACACGAGGGGGCGGGAGGGAGGGCGGCGAGAAGGAGAACGCCAGCGGCGTTCTGACCAATCACAGAcatgggggcggggccaaagGCAGCGGCAGCCGAGGCATTAAAATTCGCAGCAAGAACCAGACGTCCAGTAACGGGTCCAacggaggagggggcggggcggggggcggcggcggcggcctggcCACGGCGGTGTCCCCCTGCTCGCTGCCCTCCCGCCTCGCCCCGCGCTCTCAGATGATGAAGCGCAGCCCGCCCGCCGTCCCCTCGCCGCCCCGGCCCGTGCAGATGGAGAGGCACCtggtgcgccccccccccacctgcccCGAGCCCAGCTGCCTGCCCCTGGacacaggctccgcccacatCATGACGCGTGACGTGTGGCTCAGAGTCTTCACTCACCTGAGCCAGAGGGAGCTGTGCGTCTGCATGAGGGTGTGTCGCACCTGGAGCCGTTG GTGCTGTGACAAGCGGCTGTGGGCCCAGATGGACCTGAGCCGGCGCCGCTCCATCACCCCCCCCATGCTCAGTGGGATCATCCGCCGGCAACCGGTGGCCCTGAACCTGGGAGACACCGACATCTCCAAGAAGCAGCTCATGTGGCTCATCAACCGCCTCCCCG GTCTGCGGGAGCTGAACGTGTCGGGCTGCCCGTGGCTGGCGGTCTCCGCTCTGTGCCAGGCGGTCTGTCCGTGTCTGAAGCTGCTGGACCTCAGCAGAgtggaggacctgaaggactcCCACCTGAGGGAgctgctggccccgccccctgacaccaggacag CTCACGGTGAGACCAGAGTGGGGCGGTTCCAGAACGTGACGGAGCTCCGATTGGCCGGCCTGGAGCTGACGGACGCCTCGTCCCGCCTCCTGGCGCGCTACCTGCCTCACCTGAGCCGGCTGGACCTGAGCCAGTGTGGCAACATCAGCGACCAGGCGGTGCTCACcctcacctgctccacctgcccCCTGAGGGACAGCCTCACCCACCTCAACCTGGcag gctGTGTGAAGGTGACGGAGCAGTGTGTGTCGTTGCTGCGGCGCTGCTCCTCCCTGCAGACGGTGGACCTCCGCTCCTGCTCGCTCCTCTCCTGTGAGACGGGTCAgctgctctccttccctccacccgccgtctcctcctcctcctgtcctcctgaaGACAGAGCGCTGCTAAAGAACAGTTAA